The DNA window AAAGACTACTTAGGAATACAATAATGAATGCAAACATTGCGCTATGTAGCTTACTCAACTTGTCTTCCTTAAGAGATTAGATGAATGCCAAAGAAATTTATAAGACGCTATTTACCTAACCATATAAAGGTGAGAGAAAATAAATATCTACGCATCTTTGGTACCCTTCTGCATGATCCAAATTTATGGCATTTGAACCGTCGCTCTGCTAGCGGTGCTTTTGGTATTGGGCTATTCTTCGCTTTCTGGCCTGTACCGTTTCAGATGGTGTTTTCATCTGCTGCAGCTATCATCTTCAGAGTGAATTTACCTCTATCAATCGCCACTGTCTGGCTGACAAATCCATTGACTATGCCGCCTATATTCTACGGGGCTTATTTGGTTGGGAGTACTGTACTTGGGACTGAAGTTGACCACTTCGCTTTTGAGTTGAGTTGGACTTGGTTAGCTGAAAGCTTATCCACCATTGGTCCGGCCTTTATTTTAGGTTGCGGAATCTGCTCTGTATTTTTTGGTATATTGGGTTATTTTAGTTTGGATTGGGTTTGGAGAATATCCGTGATCCGCGCTTGGAAGGCGCGTAATCCCGATAATAAATAGATAATAAAAATAAAAAATCGAGTGCTTAGTAATTCAAACACCCGAGTACAATCTTAAAGTTGCTCGAAAAAAGCCACCATCTGAGCTTCATTCCAAACCTCTATATTCAACGATTCAGCCTTACTCAACTTTGAACCCGCTTTTTCGCCAGCAATTAGCAGATCCGTTTTAGCCGATACACTGCCCGACACTTTTGCGCCCAGTTCCTGTAGCTTCGCCTTAGCCTCGCTTCGGCCCATTTGCGATAACGTTCCGGTTAGCACAATCGTTTTTCCAGCAAACGGCTGTTCATCTAGTGACGCTGGCTGTATTTCGGGCCAATGAATTCCTAGCTCAAACAAATCATTGATTATATCTACGTTGTGAGGCTCTCGCATAAAGTGGAAAACATGCTGCGCTACAATGGCACCAACATCTTGCACTTCTACCAATGATTCTATATCTGCTTGCATAATCCGTTCTAGAGTCAAATAGTGTAGTGCTAAATTGCGTGCGGTTGACTCACCCACTTCTCTTATTCCCAGAGAATAGAGAAACTTAGGCAAGGTTGTTTGTTTTGACTTTTCGATTGCGTTGAGGAGGTTAACAGCGGACTTATCCCCCATCCTCTCTACTGAGAGCAACTTAGGCATATTTAATCTAAACAAATCGGCAGGATTTTTAATCATGTTTGCGTCTACTAGCTGCTCAACGATTTTGTCTCCTAAACCATCAATGTCGAGAGCTTTACGCGAAGCAAAATGCTTAATAGATTCCTTTCGTTGTGCCGCGCAGACCAGACCGCCAGTACATCTAGCAACGGCCTCTGATTCCGTTCTCTCGATGTGCGAATGACAAACAGGGCAATGCGTGGGGAAAACGATATCACGAACATCATCTGTGCGTTTTTCTAAAACAACAGACACAACCTGCGGGATCACATCTCCCGCACGTCGAATAACCACTTTGTCACCGATTTTAACGCCCAAACGAGCAATTTCATCTTGATTGTGCAGCGTCGCATTAGATACGGTAACTCCACCGACAAAAACTGGTTCTAACCTAGCCACAGGGGTAATCGCGCCTGTGCGGCCAACTTGAAACTCAACGTCGAGTAAGGTGGTTAATTCCTCTTGCGCTGGAAACTTTTGTGCAATGGCCCAGCGCGGCGCCTTTGAAACGAAGCCCAGACGCTGCTGTAAGTTAATATCGTTGACTTTAAACACAACACCATCAATGTCATATGGTAGCGAATTGCGCATCTGACCTATTTTCGTAAAATAGGCAATACACTCTTCGGCGCCATTAGCAATCGCAGACTCTTTACATAAAGGGATGCCCCACTTACCGAGTGCGGCTAGTCGTTCGGTATGCAACGGCAGGTCGGTAAGACTCTCCCCCTCAATAACGCCCATACTATAGGCATAAAACAGTAGCGGTCGTTTCGCCGTAATTCGCGAATCAAGTTGACGCAAGCTGCCTGCCGCCGCATTTCTTGGATTAGCGAATAGTTTATTTCCGGCTTTCTTTTGTGTCTCATTGAGCTTCTCAAAACCCGCTTTCGGCATAAACACTTCGCCTCGGACTTCGACTTTACTCGGTATATTTTCCCCGCGCAGCTTAATGGGCACGTTGGCAATGGTTTTGACATTCTTTGTAATATCTTCACCAACTTGCCCGTCACCCCTTGTTGCAGCTCTGGTGAGTATGCCGTTTTCATAAAGAATAGAGGCAGCTAAGCCATCAAGTTTGGGTTCACAGCTGAACTGAATGTCAGAAAATGAAAGTAATCTGTCTTGCAGTCGTTTTTCAAATGCAGTCAAATCAGACGCTTCAAAGCCGTTGTCAAGCGACAGCATCGGGACTTCATGCACAACTGTATCAAATTTAGATAATGGCGTGCCGCCTACTTTTTGACTCGGAGAATCGGCACTGATTAAGGCTGGATTTTGCTTTTCAAGAGTAATAAGCTCCCGCATTAATCGATCATATTCTGCATCAGGAATGCTGGGTGCATCCATAACGTAGTATTGGTAATTGTGTTCTTCTAGCTGCGATTTAAGCGCATCAATGTGCGCTTTCACTTTATTTAGTTCAGTCATTTTTTACTATCGGTTAATGCGTCTTCGTTCAAATTCTCGAATGCGCTCTGAATATTTTTGTAGACCTTGTTTGGTCAACACTCCTCGGCTGCCATCGAGGATCTGACAGCCAAATTCATCGGCCAATTTTCGCGCTGCGTTGTGCATCATATTAAAAACTTGTTGCGGATCACCTTCAATGGGCAGCATCATAAACAAAGATAGACCACGGGTACTGAAGGTCTCAATGCTGTCGATATCAAAAACACCCGGTTTAAATAAATTAGCCAATGAGAATAAAACCGGCCCTTTGCCATTCGTATTTACGTGTCGGTGAAAGATATCTTGCTCACCAAACTTTAGGCCTAGCGTTAACAACATTGGGAGTAGAGCCGCACCTGTAATTTCGCGATCTTCGGGTGCTCTAACGTTTAGAACAAGAACATCGGTCGCTTGTTCACTCTGTTTGGTGCTGCTTCCCGACGTCGAGTTTGTGGATTGATTGCTCGACGTAGGTTGTTGTGTTGTTGTTGGCGCTTGCACTGAGGTAGACTGATTTTGAGCCGAGGGCTCTTTATTCGCTGAAGGCTCTCTACTCGCTGAGGGCTCTCTACTCGCTGAGGGCTCTTCATTTGTAAAATCAATGCGCATTTGTTCTTCGTTAAGTTTATTGCTTGCTTGCATTTCTGGTTCTTTGCGAATAACGTCAGCAACACTCTTTCTGCGGCGCGAAACGAGCTTTCTTGCCTGAGCTGCAAGGCTGATAGGTTTTGCGGGCTCTGCGGGTGATTGTGCTTCAGAATCAAGTTTAAACTCAGGTTCAACTCGACCTCTAGTATCAATTTTATGCTGAGACTCAGGCTCACGTTCAGATTTTGCTTCCAGCTCAGCCATTTTGTTTGCTTGCGGATTCACCTCCGGACTTGCTGCAGCTGACTTTAACAAAAACGGTGGTGGTTCTGGTATATGAGGATTATCTTGATTCGGTGCTTGGCGATGTGAGGTTTCAGGTAATTTTTTAGCACGTTGAAACGCAGGCTTTGGCTGAGTTACGACACTACCATATAGTTTAGGAGCTGTTTGCTCATGCTCTTCTGCCAGTTTGGCAAAATCCATCTCACTGCGTTCCAAAGATAAATCATCATCTAAGCTTAAGTCTTTTTCAATCTCATTTTTAGGATTAAAGCCACCTTCGTTGCTTTCGTCAGCTGCAACATCGTTGTTACCGCCTGAATCGGAGACGATATTTTTAACATGCTGACGCTCTGAGTCGAGTTCATCAATATCGTCAAGTGACTCCGAATGATTATAATTGTCATCGTCATAATTGAGATCAGTGGTGATTTCATCATCATAATCTTTACTATCGGCACGATCGTGTTGAGTATCGCTATATGAGTCTTTTCCATTATTGCCGTTAGCACCCGTTTTTTTCGTCGAAATAACTCTGACGCTTCCAACACCATGTTCATCGAACTTATCATCGTCTCCTAACGATGGGTCGCTCTTATTCTGCCAGTTTCTGGCTTCAAATTTTGCTTTTTCATTGCCTTTCGCATTTTTCCTGATTGTCCACATTCCGTGCACAAGGATAGCAATGATGGCAACAATACCAAAAATCAAAAATGTTAAGCGCAAATCTTCCATTTTAAACTACTCTACTTATTATTATTCTGCGATAGCTAAAGCTTCTTCTACATCAACCGCGACCATCCTAGACACTCCCGGTTCCGCCATAGTAACACCTGTCAAATGGCTTGCCATTTCCATTGCCACTTTGTTGTGTGTGATGTAGATAAATTGCACGGTTTTTGACATTTCTGAAACCAATTTACAGAAACGTCCGACATTTGCATCATCTAAGGGCGCGTCTACTTCATCGAGTAAACAAAAGGGCGCCGGATTCAATCTAAAGATAGCAAACACTAATGATAATGCGGTTAGCGCTTTTTCTCCACCAGAAAGAAGGTGAATTGTACTATTTTTCTTACCCGGCGGTCGCGCCATAATTGTTACTCCAGTATCAAGCATATCATCTTCTGTCAGTGCAAGGTGAGCACTGCCGCCTCCAAACACTTTGGGAAACAGCATTTTCAAGTCAGCATTGATTTGGTCAAAGGTAGCTTTAAAGCGACTTCGAGTCTCTTTATCTATTTTTTTAATCGCTGTCTCAAGTGTTTCGAGCGCTTGCGTCAAATCATCATTCTGTTCATCTAAATAGCGCTTTCTTACCGATTGCGATTCAAACTCCTCCACGGCGGCCAAATTAACAGCGCCCAAACGCGATAAAGACAAAGTCGTTTTCTCAAGGTTTTGCTGCCAAACCTCCTCATTAATATCTTCAGGCAAGTCATCTAAAATTGGCTTCAATGGTTGCTGCATGTCTTGTAATTGCTCAATGTAGGATTGAGCACGCACCTTACTTCCCTCTGCTTGTAACTTCTTACTATCTATCTCCGCCTTAATTCTCTCCGCCATCTGATTGATACCTGATTGGCCTTTTTCGGCTTCTAAGAGCTTCTCATCAACATCGGCAAGCGTCTCCTGTATTTCCCTCTGACGCTGCTGTAAAGAAGTCTTATCTTGCAATAGCGTCTGCAGCCTTTCTTGCTGATCCTCGAATGGCATCGATAACTCTTCGGACTCTTCTTGCAACATCGCTATCTTATCTTTGTTTTCATTAATCTGTTCTTCACGGCTTGATTGTTTGTCTTTCAATAAAGTGTATTTGTTTTTAGTTTGCTGCACCTGCATGGCTAATTCATGAGATTGTGATACCAACTGTTCAACTTGCGAGCGAGCCATTTGCACATTTTTTTGCAGTCTTTCTGCATCGGCCGTGTGCTCATCCACTACTTCTTCAAATTGCGCTAAATCCAATGCATATATTTCCACTTGTTCGTTTAATGTCTCAAGTGTTTCCAACTCTTCTTCAGCGTTCATTTGGTGACGCTCTAATTCTTCATATACACGTTCATGACGCATTTTTTGCTGAGTCAAATGCTGCTCAAGTTGATTCGACTGCGCACTAAATTTATATACTTGCTCTGAATAGTCACTGCAAAGTGATTTTGCGTCATCTATCAAAACCGTTACTTCATTGAGGGACAGCGATGTCAATGCCAACGCCTGTTCAGCAATCTCTAAATGCTGCTTTTGTTGTTCCACCTGTGTGACCAACGACGCTATTTCTGCTGTCCGACTTAGCGATGAGTCAACAAGCGCGCCAGCGCCGTTAATTAGCATATCGTTGAATAACCATAAGCCACATGGTGTTATTAGCGAGTAACCTGGAAGCAGGCTTTTCTGCTGCTTCAACCCGGCTTCAACATTTTCAACCAAGCTGATCATATTTAAAAAATGAGGGATCTTCGGGTTGTTTATTTTTTCACCTAAACTACCCTTCAATTTTTCACTTGTCATGTGCTTTTCAAACATGATCGCCTGACCATGTTTGTTATCGAAAAAGCTCTGCTCTATTTGCTCAATTTGCAATGAAGGCAATACGCAGGGGCTCGCAATATGTGAAAATACAATTTCACAACGCTCCTCATATCCAGGTTCAACATTTAGAAATGATGATAATTCAAGCAGTGATGATTCAAATTCATATTTCTCACTAGCATTTAAACTCGTACTTTTGTCATGATTATTTTTATTATTAATCTCTTGAAGGGCTTCTTGTCGAGCTTGTAAGTTAATTAATTTGCTTTTTTGTTCTTCCACCACCGCACTTGTTTTAGCGTGCTCTACCGACGTTTTTTGCTGGCGCTCTTGTGTGAACAGCAAATCTTCTTTCGCCTGAGCTAATCCCTCTTGCGCTAGCAACAATTCCGCTTGGATATCTTCTAACTGCTGTTGAATATCTCCCTGTTTAAGTTCAGCCAATTCTTGTTTGAGTTCTTTAATTCTTGATTCAGTGCGAAACTGCATGCTCATTGTGTTTTGAATTTGACCATGACAACTCTGGAGTTTCTGCTTTAAAGAATGATACTGAATGTCGCTATCTCTATTTTTTTCATTGAATTGAACAAGCACTTCCTCTGCTTCACTTCTTTTTGCTTGAGCATGCTCCACAGCCTCTTCAAGCAGCATTTTATTTGGCTCTAAGTTAACTAACTCATCCTGAACAATGACTAACTCATCAGCGGTATCTGAAAACAATATTTGAGTTTGCTGCGCTTGGCTTTGCAGCTGTTGCAGTTCCATTTGAATTTGTTGTTTACGCTTTTTTGAAAATACTTGTGATTGCTCAATTTTTGTAATATCGGTACTGACCTTGAAGATCTCTTGTTGAATATCGTTTATTTCAAGCTTGCAGACCTCTTGTTCTTCTCGATATTGAACAATGCTAGTCTCATCGCCGCGTTTACGTGAAATAACTTCTTCTAACTCAATTTCCTTTTGTGAAATGTATGCTTCAGCTTGATTAATTGAGTCATTTTGTTTCAGCCAGCGAATAACAGCAAGTTGCGCTTTTAGTTCTCTTTCCGTTGCTTTTAGTTCTTTATATCTGGTCGCGGCAGCAGCTTGGCGCTGCAATTTACTCAATTGCTCACCAAGTCCGCCACGAACATCGTCTAAACGCTCTAAGTTTTCTTTTGTGTGCTTTATTCTGTTTTCTGTTTCACGACGACGTTCTTTGTATTTCGAAATACCCGCGGCTTCTTCCACGAAGACACGCAACTCTTGAGGGCGACTTTCAATCAGCTTCGAAATCATACCCTGTTCAATAATAGCGTAACTTCGCGGCCCTAAACCCGTGCCTAAAAATAAGTCAGTTATATCTCGTTTACGACATTTGCTGCCATTCAGCAGGTAGCTCGACACGGCTTCCTTAGTCACAATACGCTTCACCGATAACTCGTTATAGTTGGCATACTCACCTGCAATCCGACCAGAAGAATTATCAAAAACTAATTCAACGGAGCACTGTGAAACCGCTTTACGCGCAGTCGAGCCGTTAAAAATGACATCTGTCATGGCGTCACCGCGCAAATTTTTTGCTGAACTTTCGCCCAGCACCCATCGCACTGCATCGATAACGTTGGATTTTCCACAGCCGTTAGGCCCTACTACAGCAGTCATTTCACCCGGAAATGGTATTGTGGTAGGGTCTACAAATGATTTAAATCCCGCTAACTTTATTTTTTTTAAGCGCATGACATTTGAATAAAGGCTGTTGGCAAAAAATAGTGCTCAATGATTATCGGATTAATGCCAATGTAACAAAAGTAAAACTTGGTAACAATTGCTCATTACATCTCTGTATTTAGCACGATATACTAGCCGCAGTTGATAGCAAGAATTACACATCAAAT is part of the Glaciecola nitratireducens FR1064 genome and encodes:
- a CDS encoding DUF2062 domain-containing protein gives rise to the protein MPKKFIRRYLPNHIKVRENKYLRIFGTLLHDPNLWHLNRRSASGAFGIGLFFAFWPVPFQMVFSSAAAIIFRVNLPLSIATVWLTNPLTMPPIFYGAYLVGSTVLGTEVDHFAFELSWTWLAESLSTIGPAFILGCGICSVFFGILGYFSLDWVWRISVIRAWKARNPDNK
- the ligA gene encoding NAD-dependent DNA ligase LigA; the encoded protein is MTELNKVKAHIDALKSQLEEHNYQYYVMDAPSIPDAEYDRLMRELITLEKQNPALISADSPSQKVGGTPLSKFDTVVHEVPMLSLDNGFEASDLTAFEKRLQDRLLSFSDIQFSCEPKLDGLAASILYENGILTRAATRGDGQVGEDITKNVKTIANVPIKLRGENIPSKVEVRGEVFMPKAGFEKLNETQKKAGNKLFANPRNAAAGSLRQLDSRITAKRPLLFYAYSMGVIEGESLTDLPLHTERLAALGKWGIPLCKESAIANGAEECIAYFTKIGQMRNSLPYDIDGVVFKVNDINLQQRLGFVSKAPRWAIAQKFPAQEELTTLLDVEFQVGRTGAITPVARLEPVFVGGVTVSNATLHNQDEIARLGVKIGDKVVIRRAGDVIPQVVSVVLEKRTDDVRDIVFPTHCPVCHSHIERTESEAVARCTGGLVCAAQRKESIKHFASRKALDIDGLGDKIVEQLVDANMIKNPADLFRLNMPKLLSVERMGDKSAVNLLNAIEKSKQTTLPKFLYSLGIREVGESTARNLALHYLTLERIMQADIESLVEVQDVGAIVAQHVFHFMREPHNVDIINDLFELGIHWPEIQPASLDEQPFAGKTIVLTGTLSQMGRSEAKAKLQELGAKVSGSVSAKTDLLIAGEKAGSKLSKAESLNIEVWNEAQMVAFFEQL
- the zipA gene encoding cell division protein ZipA translates to MEDLRLTFLIFGIVAIIAILVHGMWTIRKNAKGNEKAKFEARNWQNKSDPSLGDDDKFDEHGVGSVRVISTKKTGANGNNGKDSYSDTQHDRADSKDYDDEITTDLNYDDDNYNHSESLDDIDELDSERQHVKNIVSDSGGNNDVAADESNEGGFNPKNEIEKDLSLDDDLSLERSEMDFAKLAEEHEQTAPKLYGSVVTQPKPAFQRAKKLPETSHRQAPNQDNPHIPEPPPFLLKSAAASPEVNPQANKMAELEAKSEREPESQHKIDTRGRVEPEFKLDSEAQSPAEPAKPISLAAQARKLVSRRRKSVADVIRKEPEMQASNKLNEEQMRIDFTNEEPSASREPSASREPSANKEPSAQNQSTSVQAPTTTQQPTSSNQSTNSTSGSSTKQSEQATDVLVLNVRAPEDREITGAALLPMLLTLGLKFGEQDIFHRHVNTNGKGPVLFSLANLFKPGVFDIDSIETFSTRGLSLFMMLPIEGDPQQVFNMMHNAARKLADEFGCQILDGSRGVLTKQGLQKYSERIREFERRRINR
- the smc gene encoding chromosome segregation protein SMC, with translation MRLKKIKLAGFKSFVDPTTIPFPGEMTAVVGPNGCGKSNVIDAVRWVLGESSAKNLRGDAMTDVIFNGSTARKAVSQCSVELVFDNSSGRIAGEYANYNELSVKRIVTKEAVSSYLLNGSKCRKRDITDLFLGTGLGPRSYAIIEQGMISKLIESRPQELRVFVEEAAGISKYKERRRETENRIKHTKENLERLDDVRGGLGEQLSKLQRQAAAATRYKELKATERELKAQLAVIRWLKQNDSINQAEAYISQKEIELEEVISRKRGDETSIVQYREEQEVCKLEINDIQQEIFKVSTDITKIEQSQVFSKKRKQQIQMELQQLQSQAQQTQILFSDTADELVIVQDELVNLEPNKMLLEEAVEHAQAKRSEAEEVLVQFNEKNRDSDIQYHSLKQKLQSCHGQIQNTMSMQFRTESRIKELKQELAELKQGDIQQQLEDIQAELLLAQEGLAQAKEDLLFTQERQQKTSVEHAKTSAVVEEQKSKLINLQARQEALQEINNKNNHDKSTSLNASEKYEFESSLLELSSFLNVEPGYEERCEIVFSHIASPCVLPSLQIEQIEQSFFDNKHGQAIMFEKHMTSEKLKGSLGEKINNPKIPHFLNMISLVENVEAGLKQQKSLLPGYSLITPCGLWLFNDMLINGAGALVDSSLSRTAEIASLVTQVEQQKQHLEIAEQALALTSLSLNEVTVLIDDAKSLCSDYSEQVYKFSAQSNQLEQHLTQQKMRHERVYEELERHQMNAEEELETLETLNEQVEIYALDLAQFEEVVDEHTADAERLQKNVQMARSQVEQLVSQSHELAMQVQQTKNKYTLLKDKQSSREEQINENKDKIAMLQEESEELSMPFEDQQERLQTLLQDKTSLQQRQREIQETLADVDEKLLEAEKGQSGINQMAERIKAEIDSKKLQAEGSKVRAQSYIEQLQDMQQPLKPILDDLPEDINEEVWQQNLEKTTLSLSRLGAVNLAAVEEFESQSVRKRYLDEQNDDLTQALETLETAIKKIDKETRSRFKATFDQINADLKMLFPKVFGGGSAHLALTEDDMLDTGVTIMARPPGKKNSTIHLLSGGEKALTALSLVFAIFRLNPAPFCLLDEVDAPLDDANVGRFCKLVSEMSKTVQFIYITHNKVAMEMASHLTGVTMAEPGVSRMVAVDVEEALAIAE